The Chitinivibrionales bacterium genomic sequence AGGTGTTTTTATTAACGAATTTCTGTTGGAGTATACCCATCACATTGGAAAATGTCCAGTATAATACCAGTCCCGCAGGAAAACTATTAAAAAGTGCAAGAAGAAATATGGGCATGAAATAAATCATAGCCTTTTGATTTGGATCTTTAATAGTCATTTTATTCTGGAAATAGGTCAATACCGCCATAGCGATAGGAAGCAGTGCAAAATTATCCCCATACATAGGAATATTGAAGGGCAATGTAAATATTACTTCCGGCTGTGATAAATCTTTAATCCACGGTATCAAAACG encodes the following:
- a CDS encoding membrane protein insertase YidC, whose protein sequence is VLIPWIKDLSQPEVIFTLPFNIPMYGDNFALLPIAMAVLTYFQNKMTIKDPNQKAMIYFMPIFLLALFNSFPAGLVLYWTFSNVMGILQQKFVNKNTSEAANTVPTATQTRGKAKKKK